From a single Nicotiana tomentosiformis chromosome 2, ASM39032v3, whole genome shotgun sequence genomic region:
- the LOC117280466 gene encoding uncharacterized protein has translation MAMARTPSFARRGAGRDHVQEQGVQDAPPPVPTIVPTVTLPADRVTRLLNVLEVLVPTQGGSSAPQATLQIQAPAQTQAFGNKEVSLLEFLKLKSPKFTGSDNSADPQSFLDGTLKALRAIGCSSERSVELAIYKLEDMTNTWYETILLGRPAGAAPLTWDEFSKLFMDHFLLDSLRKKYARDFEILVQTPDMDVSTYNTKFCNLARYAPYLVLTQEARVQRFVNGLVGHLYIVVAPQMKTLSYTDAVDLARKIENKGRDEHATSDLRKKSKTGGSFNGGFSENHKAGNHGQQQQGPQTGRHLSSQSAYRPYYRQGTRGPSSSSAGHRNSGQTYATTPLGHHLRDCPQPPRNFSQASIQLVAPTQTTRNTLGAVATGNRGRGAGDSATVNQGQGNAGRGQARVFAFTRQDAQASNAVVIVATPVGESLLAEYVYRACQIRVEGRDTLDDLIAQRLLKKGCLGLLAIVNDTRKETISIENILVVREFSDVFPEDLLGLPPDFSRIAVPLTKLTRKNVKFQWTEECEQSFHKLKTCLTTAPILPLPSSSGGFTVFCDASRVGLGDVLMQNGRVIAYASRQLKKHEQKYPTHDLEMAAVVFSLKIWIHYLHGKTCEIYTDHKSLKYIFPQRDLNLRQRRWMELLKDYDFSILYHPGKANVVADALSRKSMGSLAHIAPTKRLLANDIQRLEGTSIKFSVGKSDILLACVRAKSSLVEHIKATQYEDERLCKYRDEALAGKSKVMIVESDGVLRMGDMLCIADVDRLRHSILKEARNYKYTIYPGSTKMYHDLKKFYWWEGMKKDVVNFVSSYLTCQQLKAEHQRPAGLLQQTEISE, from the exons ATGGCTATGGCACGCACACCCTCATTTGCTAGACGTGGTGCTGGACGTG ATCATGTGCAAGAACAGGGAGTTCAGGACGCTCCACCACCAGTGCCAACTATTGTACCTACTGTTACCTTACCTGCTGACAGAGTGACAAGGTTATTGAATGTGTTAGAGGTATTGGTGCCTACTCAGGGTGGAAGTTCAGCTCCTCAGGCTACTTTACAGATACAAGCACCTGCACAGACTCAGGCTTTCGGGAATAAGGAGGTATCCCTGCTAGAGTTCCTGaaattgaaatcaccaaaattcacAGGTTCTGATAATTCAGCAGATCCTCAAAGTTTCTTGGATGGGACACTCAAGGCATTACGTGCTATAGGATGTTCTAGTGAGAGGTCTGTGGAGCTCGCAATATACAAACTAGAGGATATGACTAACACGTGGTATGAAACTATATTGCTTGGAAGGCCAGCAGGAGCAGCCCCACTAACATGGGACGAGTTCAGTAAGTTGTTTATGGATCATTTTCTTCTAGACAGCCTGAGGAAAAAATATGCTAGAGACTTTGAGATATTGGTCCAGACTCCAGATATGGATGTGTCAACATATAACACCAAGTTCTGTAATCTGGCTAGATATGCTCCTTACTTAGTGCTTACCCAAGAAGCTCGAGTTCAGAGGTTTGTTAATGGGTTGGTTGGTCATCTATACATTGTAGTAGCCCCACAGATGAAGACCTTGTCCTACACTGATGCAGTCGATCTCGCTAGAAAGATTGAAAATAAGGGACGTGATGAGCATGCAACCAGTGATTTACGTAAGAAGTCCAAGACAGGAGGATCTTTCAATGGCGGTTTTAGTGAAAATCACAAAGCAGGAAATCATGGACAACAGCAACAGGGTCCTCAGACAGGGAGACATTTGTCTTCACAGTCTGCATACAGACCATATTACAGACAGGGTACTAGgggaccatcatcatcatcagctgGACATCGTAATTCTGGGCAGACATATGCCACTACTCCA TTGGGACATCATTTGAGGGATTGCCCTCAGCCTCCGAGAAATTTCAGCCAAGCTTCTATACAGTTAGTTGCACCTACTCAAACTACTCGTAATACTTTAGGCGCTGTAGCTACAGGAAATAGAGGTCGAGGTGCTGGAGATAGTGCTACTGTGAATCAAGGGCAAGGGAATGCTGGTAGAGGTCAAGCAAGAGTTTTTGCATTTACTAGGCAGGATGCTCAGGCCTCAAATGCAGTGgttatag TTGCTACTCCTGTTGGAGAGTCTCTATTAGCTGAATACGTGTATCGTGCTTGTCAGATTCGGGTTGAGGGTAGAGATACTCTAGATGACCTTATT gctcaacgacTTCTGAAGAAAGGTTGCTTGGGTCTCTTAGCTATTGTAAATGACACAAGAAAGGAAACAATTAGTATAGAAAATATACTAGTAGTGAGAGaattttctgatgtatttcctgagGATTTACTAGGATTGCCTCCA GATTTCTCCAGAATAGCAGTGCCACTGACTAAGCTAACACGGAAAAATGtaaagtttcagtggacggaggaatgtgagcagagctttcataAACTCAAAACATGTTTGACAACTGCACCAATATTACCTTTACCATCAAGTTCTGGAGGATTTACAGTATTCTGTGACGCCTCGAGGGTGGGATTAGGAGATGTTCTCATGCAAAATGGTCgcgttatagcttatgcttcgagACAATTGAAAAAGCACGAGCAAAAGTATCCTACACATGATTTGGAGATGGCTGCAGtagtattttctttaaaaatttggaTCCATTACCTACACGGCAaaacttgtgagatttatactgacCATAAAAGTCTAAAGTACATCTTTCCGCAGAGAGATTTGAATCTTCGGCAGCGCCGGTGGATGGAACTACTCAAAGATTATGATTtttctattttgtatcatcctggaaaagccaatgtagtggctgatgcatTGAGCAGAAAATCTATGGGAAGTTTGGCACATATAGCTCCTACAAAGAGACTTTTGGCCAATGATATTCAGAGACTAGAAGGTACAAGTATCAAATTTAGTGTGGGAAAGTCAGATATATTGTTGGCTTGTGTTCGAGCCAAGTCTTCATTAGTCGAGCACATTAAGGCCACCCAATATGAGGATGAGCGATTATGCAAATACAGAGATGAGGCCTTAGCTGGTAAGAGTAAGGTTATGATTGTTGAAAGTGATGGTGTTCTTCGAATGGGTGACATGCTATGTATCGCAGACGTAGATAGGTTGAGGCATTCTATTCTTAAAGAAGCCCGCAACTATAAATACACTATATATCCTGGATCTACTAAAATGTACCATGACCTCAAGAAATTTTATTGGTGGGAAGGCATGAAGAAAGATGTTGTTAACTTTGTTTCTAGCTATTTGACTTGTCAGCAGCTCAAGGCTGAGCATCAGCGACCCGCAGGACTACTGCAACAAACTGAGATTTCAGAGTAG